From a region of the Alnus glutinosa chromosome 1, dhAlnGlut1.1, whole genome shotgun sequence genome:
- the LOC133877678 gene encoding G-type lectin S-receptor-like serine/threonine-protein kinase At5g24080 → MATVLLLFLIFAFLLSNPPPSSAQQQPPLILSSFNFSNSPWRPNQNQNQILLSPNSVFAAGFRSQPTSPELYTFSVWYHNVSEKTIVWSANGKSPVNGSAALVITASGQLRLNDSSGQNLWPSNASGNPNSTLSLSRYGNLIYSDWQSFNFPTDTILPNQNINGTSIKNGKYSFSNSKDLVFNSTDSYWTANKGNAFQNLNDSGKLVQANGDSFVTADLGDSRWRRLTLDDDGNLRIYSYDLDVGQWVVVWKAIQEICKIYGTCGPNAICMSDGLNSSTSCVCPPGFKERSRGAKEEGCEIKISMKLPANTKFLRLDYVNYTSGANNTISVNAQNFKNCEARCHNNTKCIGFGFKYDGNGYCNLQLERLVYGYWSPGTETAMFLRVDNSETDKSSFTGMTNLLETTCPVKISLPLPPEESKTTTRNIAIVCTLFALELITGVGFFWGFVKKYIKYRDMAQTLGLEFLPAGGPKRFTFAELKAATNDFSNLIGKGGFGDVYKGELTDHRVVAVKCLKNVTGGDPEFWAEVTIIARMHHLNLVRLWGFCAEKGKRILVYEYVPNGSLDKYIFQRGRVNFTESDEMEMDRVSDKGPNPNPILDWNVRYRIALGVARAIAYLHEECLEWVLHCDIKPENILLGDDFCPKISDFGLAKLRKKEDMVSMSRMRGTRGYMAPEWVKMEPITSKADVYSFGMVLLEIVTGTRNFEMQESTQNSEDWYFPGWAFEKVFKEIKVEDILDRRIKHSYDSRAHFGLVDRMVKTAMWCLQDRPEMRPSMGKVAKMLEGTVEITEPRKPTIFFLGDD, encoded by the coding sequence atggcTACTGTATTACTCCTCTTCCTCATCTTCGCCTTCCTACTCTCCAACCCTCCACCATCCTCAGCCCAACAACAACCACCCCTGATTCTCTCGTCCTTCAACTTTTCAAACTCCCCATGGCGACCAAACCAAAACCAGAACCAAATCCTTCTTTCTCCCAACTCCGTCTTCGCCGCCGGCTTCCGGTCCCAACCCACTTCCCCAGAACTCTACACCTTCTCAGTTTGGTACCACAACGTCTCAGAAAAAACCATCGTTTGGTCAGCCAATGGAAAGTCTCCGGTCAACGGCTCGGCCGCCCTTGTCATCACCGCCTCTGGCCAGCTCCGTCTCAACGACTCCTCGGGCCAGAACTTGTGGCCGTCGAATGCCTCCGGAAACCCAAACTCCACGCTCAGCCTAAGCAGATACGGCAATCTTATTTACTCAGACTGGCAGAGTTTCAACTTTCCAACAGATACAATCTTGCCGAACCAGAATATAAATGGTACCAGCATAAAAAACGGTAAGTACAGCTTCTCCAACTCCAAGGACCTGGTTTTTAATTCCACCGATAGTTATTGGACTGCCAATAAAGGTAACGCTTTCCAAAATCTCAACGATAGCGGGAAACTGGTCCAGGCGAATGGAGATTCTTTCGTTACTGCAGATCTTGGTGATAGCCGGTGGCGTAGATTGACGCTTGACGACGACGGTAATCTCAGAATTTACAGTTACGATCTAGATGTTGGTCAGTGGGTCGTTGTTTGGAAAGCAATCCAagaaatttgcaaaatttatgGGACATGTGGGCCTAATGCCATCTGCATGAGTGATGGCCTAAACTCTTCTACCTCATGCGTATGCCCGCCTGGGTTTAAGGAAAGGTCCAGAGGAGCAAAAGAAGAAGGATGTGAAATCAAAATTTCGATGAAACTCCCTGCAAATACCAAGTTTCTTCGGCTCGATTATGTCAATTATACCAGCGGGGCGAACAATACGATTAGCGTTAATGCTCAGAATTTTAAGAATTGTGAAGCTAGATGCCATAACAATACGAAATGTATTGGGTTTGGGTTCAAGTATGATGGAAATGGTTATTGCAATCTACAATTGGAACGACTGGTATACGGGTACTGGTCGCCGGGCACGGAGACCGCCATGTTTTTGCGAGTAGACAATTCGGAGACAGACAAATCAAGCTTCACCGGCATGACCAATTTGCTCGAAACGACATGTCCGGTCAAAATAAGCCTTCCTCTACCGCCCGAAGAATCCAAGACCACGACGAGAAACATAGCGATAGTGTGCACCCTCTTCGCCTTGGAGCTGATAACCGGGGTGGGTTTCTTCTGGGGCTTCGTCAAGAAGTACATCAAGTACAGGGACATGGCTCAGACTCTGGGCCTCGAGTTCCTTCCAGCCGGCGGACCCAAGCGGTTCACCTTCGCCGAGCTCAAAGCCGCCACCAATGACTTCTCCAACCTGATTGGTAAAGGCGGGTTCGGCGATGTTTACAAAGGCGAGTTGACCGATCACCGCGTCGTCGCGGTCAAGTGTTTGAAGAATGTTACCGGCGGCGACCCCGAGTTCTGGGCCGAGGTCACCATCATTGCCCGGATGCACCACCTCAACTTGGTCAGGCTATGGGGGTTCTGCGCTGAGAAAGGTAAGAGAATCCTGGTCTACGAGTACGTCCCCAATGGCTCCCTTGACAAGTACATCTTTCAACGGGGTCGTGTCAATTTCACCGAGAGTGACGAGATGGAAATGGATCGGGTTTCAGATAAAGGGCCGAACCCGAACCCAATACTCGACTGGAACGTCCGGTACCGGATTGCCCTGGGAGTGGCGAGAGCGATTGCATATTTGCACGAGGAGTGCTTGGAGTGGGTTCTGCATTGCGATATTAAGCCGGAGAATATACTATTGGGGGATGACTTTTGCCCCAAGATATCGGATTTCGGATTGGCGAAGCTAAGGAAGAAGGAGGATATGGTAAGCATGTCTCGGATGCGGGGGACCCGTGGGTACATGGCGCCTGAATGGGTTAAGATGGAGCCGATCACCTCCAAGGCCGATGTGTACAGCTTTGGGATGGTGTTGTTGGAGATTGTGACCGGGACAAGGAACTTTGAGATGCAGGAGTCTACTCAGAACAGCGAGGACTGGTACTTTCCAGGGTGGGCATTTGAGAAGGTGTTCAAGGAGATCAAGGTGGAGGACATTTTGGACCGTCGGATTAAGCATAGTTATGATAGTCGGGCCCACTTTGGTTTGGTGGATCGGATGGTCAAGACGGCGATGTGGTGCCTCCAAGATCGACCGGAGATGAGGCCATCCATGGGGAAGGTGGCTAAGATGCTGGAAGGAACGGTGGAGATCACAGAGCCACGAAAGCCCACCATATTCTTCCTTGGAGATGACTAG